DNA from Oreochromis niloticus isolate F11D_XX unplaced genomic scaffold, O_niloticus_UMD_NMBU tig00007838_pilon, whole genome shotgun sequence:
TCTTATTGTAATGTGCTTATAGTCAGTGTATATTACTTGGTTTTGCAGCTCAACAAAAGGGTTTGCGGAttgttaaaaattaaaagaagcCTCTGCTCCCCCTATCACCCACAAACAAATGGGCTGGTGGAGAAAATGAATGGCACCATCCAGAGGTATGGGGGTTCCCTTCAACCAAAACATGAATGTATGAcattaaactattaaaaaatgtaaatgatctTTCATATGAATGTCTTCTATGTGCTTTGATTGTCAGAGCCCTGTGCAAAGTTGTTGGCGACCATCCAGAAATGTGGGATGAGTATCTGGATGCTGTAATGTTTGGAATCAGAACTAAAAAGCAAGTGACCACCAAATACTCACCTTATTACCTAATGTTTGGCAGAGAGGCTCGCTATCCTTCCGAAATCCCAGAAGAGTTCATGGtatgtctttctgtctgtgacAAACTACACAGAAATCCCACACAACAAaacttttttagtttttgagGTGCAGGGAGATCATTTTCAATGGATGCTACGTCACCACCATAAAAGCACTACATCACTGAATATTTTTATGGATTGTTCAAACCCTCAATAACAGTTTTCTTCGTGTCCAGTCAATCCCAAGATACACTGAATCTTTGCCAGCAATACATTGTGTCTTAAAACCTTACCAAAGACACTTAATGTAAATTTTCACTGTATTTCTCAGTTCTTTTATGTATTATCTGTGTATCTTACACAAATTATAGTAATGATAGACATGTCTTTTGATTCAAAGGTTGATGAGAGTGTGGAAGACATTGTGGGGCAGGAGGAGCTGTCGGAAGACATTCAAAAGCACCAAAAGCTGTTGGAACTGGTGAAGGACAATGTGGTCAAAgctcaggaaaaaacaaagggcaaaataaaaatgatgacaaGAGATGTCGTCTTCAAAGTTGGTGACAAAGTTTTAAGAGCTAACATAAGAAGCCAGCAGAGGAAAGGGGGAAAACTTGAAGCAAACTTTTTAGGCCCTTACATTATTACAGCAATCCAAGGCAAAAGTGCAGATCTTCAGGATTCCAATGGGACAATAATTCCAAAAGTAAATATTGACCAACTAAAGTTAAGCAAAGACAGCATGCCAAGAGTGCCACACCGGGgttcaaagaaaacagcagccaCATTACTAACAGCACAAccaggtccagcagcaccagtgGCGgtagcaccaccaccacctcctcctagAGCTACTCAGGCTACAGCACCAATGGCATCACTTGCATCACTACCAGTTCAAACACAACATCCATCTCCAGTTCCACAAGGTATAGCAACAACGATATCAGATCCAGAGTCAGGAGCAACAGCACAGAAAGAGAACGAACCACCAGAACCAGCCACAAGTGCTACAGCACCAGAACACGCTACAGCTCTACAAACCAAATCCCAAACAGCAGCAGAGCCAGCCTCACAGACCATAACAGCAGACCCAGCCTCACAGACCATAACAGCAGACCCAGCCTCACAGACCACAACAGCAGACCCAGCCTCACAGACCATAACAGCAGACCCAGCCTCAAAGACCATAACAGCAGACCCAGCCTCACAGACCATAACAGCAGACCCAGCCTCACAGACCACAGCTCCAAATGCAACAACCACACAAGCCTCAGCTCCACAGATTACAGCCCAGCAATCTACAGCACAATCCATGGAAGCAACAGTTCCACTTGTGACACCAGCCCCAGCAACAGCCGCACAAGCTAGCCCTGCACCACCTCCAGCATCACCACCTCAAAGATACACTGAACCTGTTGCagagaaatgtaaataaatataaaaaaattttaaaattgactTTTATTCCTATGACAGTGTTTGTTTCAGTACTCTGTAGATCATGGCATAGCaaattttacacctttaaacagATTTTTTAGGTATATTTCCTAAAAGATTCTTTAAATTCAAAAAAACCTTCATGGAGCAAAACAGTATAGAAAACTTGGGAAAGGATGTAAGCcacatgtgtaaaattacacaaATGAAAAAGTGAGTCCTTCAAAACTGTGAatctttcttttgttgttgtgtaaCCCAGAATGTTCATGATTGATATTGTACATCTGATGTACACTAAGAgtgaaaagtttggacacaccttcattttaatgttgtttctTAATTTCCTTGTCTATTTTCTAGATTCATTGTTGATTAGAACTcgaggcatcaaaactatgaatggaCACATATGGAGCACTAACCCTAACACAAATGATGTAGTAAACCAAAAAgtatgaaagaaacaaaaatattttttatatcttAGATTCTTCAAATTAgtcaccctttgctttgatcacTGCTTTGCGCACTCTAGGCCTTTTGTAAGGTGAGCTTCATGGGGTAGTCACCTAAGATGATTGTCACTGCATGAAAAGCATGAACACACGGAAAAACACTGAATGTGAAGGTGTGTCCCTAATTTTGACTAGTAGTGTATGttcatcattttcttcttttctaaaATTGCTGTCATATATGCTGTTAGTGACATAGAATGCCCACTacaagcagtatattaatgttGTGATGATGACTGCCTGCCAGCAATAGTTCGAAAGATCAAATACTCTTTAAGATGCTGCTTTTAACAGCCCAGAAATTGACACTCTATtttaaagataataataatagttttgaaggagaaaaataacatttttccaGAAATGGTTATGTAATAGTAAAGGCCACAGGTGCAAGCTTTGAACATGACTATTTTAAAATCTATTCATGTAGCTTCAAGAAAAAACATAACTAAATTTTTTTGTTGTAATAGGTGTTTCTGCTGGAAAAAAGACTTGATAGGGGGCAAGAGCATTTCTATTGCTATGTATTTAAATTCCTTTACCcccaaataaaagcaaatttaagtgctctctttttttctacaaaATACAATGTTAAACCATGTGCCCATTTTATCAGCGTCTTAAAAGTATTTACTCtgaaataaattttgatttacATTTTGTCCTGCTGACttatctctttttctcattactttttgTAGATATAATGGATGCCTGGGCTGGAAAGAGTCCTCATGTTCTACTCTCAAAATTGGTGCTTACAAATTATTCTACTGGGATATTCAACAAATTGGTCCGGACATGGAGTTGGAAAGTGAGGTACAGTGATCTTTACTGACAACAATGCAACTATCAGTGTTTTATTGCTTgacaacagttaaaaaatgtttacattttgtatTCGCAGTCTATTAATGCATATCTTGCGATCATGGTGAGACAATGCAATCGCCATAATTCAGCAAAAGCAGCATTCATTGATTCATTTTCAATGACAGCCATTTGGAAGAGAAAAGCTCCAAGACTCAAGGTAGGTATCTCTAGAAAGAATCTTGTGTGTATTGTTTAAGTACCTCGGATCATATCCACATCCAGATTTAGATTGGATAACAGCTTATGGAGAAAGAATGAATTGAGACTGGGGTTTGTAGATGTGGATAGTTTATTAGACTTGCCAGTTCTCTTTTGTTCTCTGCTTGTCTGGTTTCCTCCTTATTTTGTACACACTCCAATCAATGCTGAGATTTGCAAACATTTGGGCTAATACCTCTTTTGAAATCATCAACACTGCTTCACCTCTTAAATAGGTACCTTTTTATTCTCAAGTGAATCATACGTCACTGTTAAAGAGGCTTAAGAAAGCACTAAACATTATTCTGCAGATGGTACAATGATCGCgttgaaaatgagtgaaaatgaaCTCCATGTCCAAAGAAAATCCTTAGAAAGACCTTTATTAATCTTGGAGGAAGTAATGTGCAAAACCACTTATAAAAAATATAAGATAGTCCAGCTTCTTGCACAgtttaaagaaatgaggggtgaatCATGGCTGTCGCAGAGTACTATATAAGTGGATGATATATAATATATCATAAATTGCTTTAATAAAAAAGGACTCGAAACAACATgttattgcatttcttttttttatgtctgaagttaagatttttattcttttgttttaatttaagatCAAACCCATGGAGCATGAAGTGATTCTGGGAATTGTAaatgaacatcatcactggacattagtggtaaaaaaaataattgcatGTACAATATCCATCAAATcagttttataagaaaaatgcATGGCATGCAGATAATCTTAAATATTGAATTATTACATGTAATTCTCCACCCAATTTTATTGTAGGTCATTTACCCACAAGAAAAGAAGTCGCTGTATCTTGATCCACTCGGAGAAACTAAACAAGGTATCCAAAATTGTTTGGAATCAACAAGGTAAGGATAACTGCTCAAATTTATTTTGACCCTTTATTAAAgtctttgttgctgttgttatttttgtgtttattatgacAATTATAAGTATGATGTCAATCAAAAAAAAGTGGTACTCAGAATTAAAAAACTAGCAGCAACAGGTTTAAATTTTAGTGTTGGCCTTCTGATATTGTGGTGTTTTGGGTTAATTTTGCCTTTAAAGAGAAGTCTCCCCATGTTTCAATGTTTATTTGAGGACCTGATGTCTGTATGAGATGATGTTTTTATATTAGAAAATATAGCACGGGGATAATAATGTTTAGTAGTTGCATAAAGTGTTGTGGAGGTTTAGCAATAAAACATCAGACAAATGtctaaaataatttcacataggTTATACATGTGTGAATTTCATCTTTGCTCTTCCTCCACATCTCTTGAAAGTGTACTGTGTAAGTGATTGATTTCTATATCATGggaggaaacaggaaaataaaagcacaaaatgcGAAGTCTACACGAAAATGCGTTGTagacttttaaaaagttatgattttaaaaaaacagtgtgGTCAGTGTTCTTAACTTGATGTTCAACAGACACTTAAGCTCTCCATACTGTTCGCCTTTTTGTGTcaccaaaatttaaaaaaatgttatttgtttttattgtacttgTCTTTCAGGGCATTCATGCGAAAAAAAGGATGCAACGTCTCAAGATGGACTTGTGACACAGTCAAACACCCAAAACAAGTGGACGCTGCCTCATGTGGAGTCTTTGCATTGAAAGTACGAGTCTTAACCGtaatgcatacacatacacgaGAATATTGAAAATGTTGTGTTGTAATAAATGTTAATAACAGGAAAAGGAATATAAGATAATTACACAAGAGAATAAAGAGATtgattcacagaaaaaaaatttctataaaataatttttacaaTGTTAGCCTATTTAGTCATCTTAGACTCTCTTTTTCAGTTTGCTGAAAAGATCTTGCGAAAAGAGTCAATAGACTTTCCGTCTACAAAAAAggccataaacacacacaggctgcaAATTGCCACCACTCTCCTCCTAGAGACAGGTAACTCATTTTCCACCATTCAGTGTTCTGACATCATGAATATTTTCATCATGATGGCTGTAGAAACAAACCATATAGTTTTTTGAATGAAATAATAAGTGCAGTAGGTAGTATACTCTATGTGaaattttttcactttttaaaacagatGACCTGACAAACATCTGTCATTTCTGCGGGGAAGAAGAGCATGAAACTGACAATAAATGGGTAATGACATCAAGAAAGACTGCTAAATGTTATGATCAATTCCCATAAATGAAATTTTAACATTGggatttgtattattttttttttttacagattcaGTGTGAGAAGTGTTTGAGGTGGTTCCACCAGCTCTGCTTGAAAAGCCCACCACCAGAAGacgtgtttatttgtttcgcaTGTACATAGTTGACACTAAAGGTGCACAGCTAGTGTTCTTATGGCACACATTGTTGAGAACACACATATCTACATATATAGATGTAGATGTTAAATTAAGAagtctaaaaaaagaaattggtcTCCAAAGTTTCTGTAGTTATTAGTTACACTGtaatttattttgcaaataaacTCTTTCGTGATAGCAACGCCAATGTGCATTATTGATgggggggggcacacattttggcagccgatgctacacagcctgataaattttgtacccctccataacttttgctgtgaagaagaaatcctctccaaagttactgtacatattggttatactgtgacttattttgcaaatataccctttgtgatagcaaagccaatatggattacagatgggggggcacacattttggcagccgatgccacacagcctgataaaatctgtatccctccataacttttgctgtgaaggagaAATCGTCTCCAAAAttactgtacttattggttatactgtgatttattttgcaaatataccctttgtgatagcaaagccaatatggattacagatgggggggggcacacattttggcagccgatgctacacagcctgataaattttgtacccctccataacttttgctgtgaagaagaaatcgtctccaaagttactgtacttattggttatactgtgatttattttgcaaataaacCCTTTGTGATAGCAACGCCAATATGGATTACAGATGGGGGGGGaacacattttggcagccgatgccacacagcctgataaaatctgtatccctccataacttttgctgtgaaggagaaatcctctccaaaattactgtacttattggttatactgtgatttattttgcaaatataccctttgtgatagcaacgccaatatggattacagatgggggggcacacattttgccagccgatgccacacagcctgataaaatctgtatccctccataacttttgctgtgaagaaacCCTCTCCAACGTTACTGTAgttattggttatactgtgattGATTTTGCAAATAAACTGCTTCGTGATAGCTTCGCTACAAAGTGTAAACCGAGTGTAAATTCACCGGAGAGCGACGTGTTTCCATGATCGCGTCtggttttacagtattataGTATCAAAGTATTTTTCTAGACAAAGTATTCCCAGCAGGTTATTTCAGTGTACAGTTTAATGTAAATTGTCTTCCACACGGCACATTACAATGTCACGAAACTAATATTAAATTAATCGAGCCTGCCGTTTTCCAGCTTTTACTCTTTATTGCGTCGACTGCAGATCAGTGACAAGTAGCGTACAGAACGGAGCTGGGCAAGTGGCTCCTCCTACTTTGCGCGCTCTCGTGGATGGGGAAACAATTTTTGACGGGGGTAACtactttggcacaacaccggcgtTTGGCATCTCTCACCGCGCACCGCACGCCGTATGTGGCCGCTTTGTAGGCGCTCATATCGCCAGTGGCAAGACCTGCGTTGTAGGTGGCGGTCCTGGCGTTCACTGCAGCGCGGATCGATCTGCCCACCCTGGTGCTCACTTTCTACAGTACTTAAAACTGATCAGTAGGATGACCTGAAactgcaaacattcaaacattcaaGCCAAGTAAGAATTGGTTGGTGAACGTATTAATCTACTACAATAAgcagatgaataaataaacagaagaaagtTACAGTGCTAACAGAGTCATGCAAGTTTTTGACCAGGAGGTTAAACTCATGCAAATTACCTTCACCCAGGCTCATGAAAAAAATGTCCTGCTTACAGATAACAgatcatttgtgtcagtgtgtcaggatggtttatatttgagcttttacttcacacagaacaatttttcttcattttttaaggATTACAAAAGTCTGTGAATCCCCAAATTgttcagtttgtctttttgcTCCCCATGAGGTCACTTTCACCATGTGACAAACACAACACCCCACTGTACACACTCGGGCCACCGGCAACTTTCTACATCCTTAATAAAAAGCTGACAGGTTGCAATGATGTTCTGAATAACTTattaagaaaacaactaaatgcacagaaaatattatgaaaactggtttattttatatctcctagtttgaaatgaagcaataaaaacatgtataaaacatcacaaactgcaatattgtacaaatgcttatgtcctgctgatgcaatggagacatcttccagtgacagtcttcatccgtgtgtgtgtgaggaggttCCTAAACCCACCGACACAGAAGTGCATGTTCACAACTCCCTCTGTGGAGGTGGGGTCAGGTCCCTCCTCACCCAGGTTGAGGAGGGGTGGTGCTGTGGCCAGTCAGGTATGAAGTGCTGAGAGTGGATCTTTGgtcctctgtgcagctctgtccaCTCTCAGCTGCCCTGCAAAGCAATAACACAAGAAAGacatcattttaacacaaaacagcattttcattgttggtagctgcagcatgttgttaaaatgcaattttaaactcaacatatacacacaataactataaataaagctaaacctACAGTGCTGCTGACATAGGACGATGATTTATACCAACTATTGGAAGAATTTAGTCTTCAAGACAGTTTGTTGTCAATGTGAGGTGATAACTTACATAGTTGGAGCACAGCACCACTCTCCAGTTTTTCACTTGGTCATCCATCCTTCTCATTGGGTTGGTCGGGGTCAGGCTGTCTTCTGGCTGGGGTGTTAGCTCCATCTTGGACGTTGAGTGTCTGAAGTGCTGAATGCTGGAAGAGGACAAGTGTAAAGCACCtgaatttaaagacaaaaagaaaagtatgaATTCACAGATCACTGATTTGTTAAatttacttttcttcttttatgtgtttttacctCACCTCTGATCCCTTAGCCACAGGCTATACCTAATGTAAAAGCAATAGACTACAATCAGTTCACTATAtcatttttaaaccttttctaCTTATTTGTGTTGACATTAAGTACAGACTTACCTTTGTCCTGCATGGTGAATTGGGGCTTGGGAAAAACATATATTAGTCATTTAAAAAGTTACCTGTGATATTAAGAAAAATGGAAGTAATAACAACTAAAAAACTACCTTTCAGTCACACGGGCAATGTCacatattaagaaaaaaacaatacatttcacATGCGTTAGGTAATGTTCATTGCGAGTCAGATGTTCTTATATCTGTGTTACAAACATCACAAGACACGAAGGCTTAACTTAAACATTACAAAgttaattaaaaagtaaaagatatttacaaacactgcaaaacacaaaggccaacttaagtattacaaagtttaaaaacacGTTCTGACACAATCTAATCAGAGTCACTGTCATCAAGTGAAAGGTTAAAAGGCCTCTCCCAGAAACGTCTGACTCCAAAAGAACCTGAGGATGTTGAAGGGGCATCGAACGTGTCACTTACCTTGGACCTCTTTGCACTTACCTCTTCAGTGCAGATGtcttctctgcttctctttgctGAGGAGGTGAGAGCTgaggttgaaggagaaggagaagctGTGGgatcagcagaggaagcagctgagggagAAGATAAGAGAGCAggtgaagaagaagcagctgagggaggaggtgatggagcaggagaggaagcagctgagggagAAGATAAGAGAGCAggtgaagaagaagcagctgagggaggaggtgatggagcaggagaggaagcagctgagggagAAGATAAGAgagcaggagaagaagaagcagctgagggaggaggtgatggagcaggagaggaagcagctgagggagtagataagaGAGCAGGGGAAGAAGGAGCAGCTGA
Protein-coding regions in this window:
- the LOC109200842 gene encoding sentrin-specific protease 2-like, translated to MELESESINAYLAIMVRQCNRHNSAKAAFIDSFSMTAIWKRKAPRLKIKPMEHEVILGIVNEHHHWTLVVIYPQEKKSLYLDPLGETKQGIQNCLESTRAFMRKKGCNVSRWTCDTVKHPKQVDAASCGVFALKFAEKILRKESIDFPSTKKAINTHRLQIATTLLLETDDLTNICHFCGEEEHETDNKWIQCEKCLRWFHQLCLKSPPPEDVFICFACT